A single region of the Polyangiaceae bacterium genome encodes:
- a CDS encoding sigma-70 family RNA polymerase sigma factor, translating to MLTNTTLPRPSYPAPTLQAPIAAPEVWDEQTLLEGMLADDERSWRQFNAQYARLIYRCITRVTARFAAVVGHDDVREIYAMLCMQLLANDKKKLRSFEPGRGNKLGSWIGMLAIHSAYDYLRGLKREPKRTCITEAETLSSDLPDPYDNYVMRQRAGIVAELFESFSDKDQEFIALYYGQGLEPEEVAERMGISVKTVYSKKHKIRSRLESLLADRKLAA from the coding sequence ATGCTCACGAACACGACGCTCCCTCGCCCCTCCTACCCCGCCCCGACGCTGCAGGCGCCGATCGCTGCGCCCGAGGTGTGGGACGAGCAGACGCTGCTCGAGGGAATGCTCGCCGACGACGAGCGGTCCTGGCGCCAGTTCAACGCCCAGTACGCTCGCCTCATCTATCGCTGCATCACGCGGGTCACGGCCCGTTTCGCGGCGGTGGTGGGCCACGACGACGTTCGCGAAATCTACGCCATGCTGTGCATGCAGCTGCTGGCCAATGACAAGAAGAAGCTGCGAAGCTTCGAGCCGGGGCGCGGCAACAAGCTGGGAAGCTGGATCGGCATGCTCGCCATCCACTCCGCCTACGACTACCTCCGCGGCCTCAAGCGTGAGCCCAAGCGCACGTGCATCACCGAGGCCGAGACGCTTTCTTCCGACTTGCCGGACCCCTACGACAACTACGTGATGCGGCAGCGCGCCGGCATCGTGGCGGAGCTTTTCGAGAGCTTCAGTGACAAGGATCAGGAGTTCATCGCCCTGTACTACGGCCAGGGCCTCGAGCCGGAGGAGGTCGCCGAGCGGATGGGGATCAGCGTGAAGACGGTCTACAGCAAGAAACACAAGATCCGGAGCCGCCTGGAGTCCCTGCTGGCGGACCGTAAGCTGGCGGCGTAA
- the guaA gene encoding glutamine-hydrolyzing GMP synthase — translation MSSRQSVLILDYGSQYTQLIARRIRECHVYCEIQPGTLSLDEIRAHEPNAIVLSGGPDSVYGEHSPKSDPGVFELGVPVLGICYGEQLMAHQLGGKVEPSNEREYGPAKLRVKEPVGILAPFSSGEQLGVWMSHGDRLASLPPGFRSIAESDNAPLAAIADLDRKLFGIQFHPEVAHTPRGVELLRAFLFEVAGLEPSWTPGSFVHDAIAAIETQVGPTSRAICGLSGGVDSSVAAVLCHRALGDRLVCIFVDNGLLRAAERESVEHTMRESFHLNLIVVDARKRFLDALAGVSDPEQKRKIIGRVFIEVFEEHAAQVENAEFLVQGTLYPDVIESVSVKGPSAVIKSHHNVGGLPERMKLKLVEPLRELFKDEVRQAGDALGMPHDVLWRQPFPGPGLAVRCLGELTEARLDVLRKADAIVDEEIRAAGLYESLWQSFAVLLPVRSVGVMGDDRTYEETCVVRAVHSSDGMTADWARLPHEVLATISARVINEVKGVNRVVYDISSKPPATIEWE, via the coding sequence ATGTCGAGTCGCCAGTCCGTTCTGATCCTCGATTACGGCTCGCAATACACTCAGCTCATCGCGCGTCGCATCCGCGAGTGCCACGTGTACTGCGAGATCCAGCCCGGAACTCTGTCGCTCGACGAGATCCGAGCCCACGAGCCCAACGCCATCGTGCTCTCGGGGGGCCCCGACAGCGTCTACGGCGAGCACTCGCCGAAGAGCGACCCCGGTGTGTTCGAGCTGGGCGTGCCGGTGCTCGGCATCTGCTACGGCGAGCAGCTGATGGCGCACCAGTTGGGGGGCAAGGTGGAGCCGTCGAACGAGCGGGAGTACGGGCCGGCGAAGCTTCGGGTGAAGGAGCCCGTGGGCATTCTGGCGCCCTTCAGCAGCGGCGAGCAGCTCGGGGTGTGGATGAGCCATGGAGATCGCCTGGCGTCGCTGCCGCCGGGCTTTCGCTCCATCGCGGAGAGCGACAACGCTCCGCTGGCCGCCATCGCCGACCTGGACCGCAAGCTGTTCGGCATCCAATTTCACCCCGAGGTCGCCCACACCCCGCGGGGGGTGGAGCTGCTGCGCGCGTTCTTGTTCGAGGTGGCAGGGCTCGAGCCCTCGTGGACGCCGGGCTCCTTCGTTCACGACGCCATCGCCGCCATCGAGACTCAGGTCGGCCCCACGTCACGGGCCATCTGTGGGCTCTCCGGCGGCGTGGATTCGTCGGTGGCGGCAGTGCTCTGCCACCGCGCGCTGGGAGACCGCTTGGTGTGCATCTTCGTGGACAACGGCCTGCTCCGTGCGGCCGAGCGCGAGAGCGTGGAGCACACCATGCGCGAGAGCTTCCACCTGAACCTGATCGTGGTGGACGCCCGCAAGCGCTTCTTGGACGCCCTGGCCGGCGTCTCGGATCCCGAGCAGAAGCGCAAGATCATCGGCCGCGTGTTCATCGAGGTATTCGAGGAGCACGCCGCACAGGTCGAGAACGCCGAGTTCTTGGTGCAGGGCACCTTGTACCCGGACGTGATCGAGAGCGTCAGCGTGAAGGGGCCGAGCGCGGTGATCAAGAGCCACCACAACGTGGGCGGCCTGCCCGAGCGCATGAAGCTCAAGCTGGTGGAGCCGCTGCGAGAGCTGTTCAAGGACGAGGTCCGTCAGGCGGGGGACGCCCTGGGCATGCCCCACGACGTGCTCTGGCGACAGCCGTTTCCAGGGCCGGGGTTGGCGGTGCGCTGCTTGGGTGAGCTCACGGAAGCGCGCCTCGACGTGCTGCGCAAGGCAGACGCCATCGTGGACGAGGAGATCCGCGCGGCGGGCCTGTACGAGTCTTTGTGGCAATCCTTCGCCGTGCTGCTCCCGGTGCGCAGTGTGGGCGTGATGGGGGACGACCGCACCTACGAGGAAACCTGCGTCGTGCGCGCGGTCCACTCCAGCGACGGCATGACCGCGGACTGGGCGCGCCTGCCTCACGAAGTGCTGGCGACCATCAGCGCGCGGGTGATCAACGAGGTCAAGGGCGTCAACCGCGTGGTGTACGACATCAGTAGCAAGCCGCCCGCGACGATAGAATGGGAGTGA